In Heterodontus francisci isolate sHetFra1 chromosome 40, sHetFra1.hap1, whole genome shotgun sequence, one DNA window encodes the following:
- the LOC137353182 gene encoding probable G-protein coupled receptor 139: MEYPVMFQIERIYYPILAAVGVPVNLVAIVILSRGKCGLSKCITLYLVGMAVADLLVVITDPILRWTLPIYFPDTFLNITPVSSLIITLKFVATVVSVWLTVAFTFDRFVAICCEKLKTKYCTEKTAAVVLGTVSVLGCFESLPWYFQYEPAYIIDNVPWGCVVKLSFYTSPTWAVFELFHYILTPCAPFFLILLLNVLTVRRILVSSRVRRGLQGRSKGENHKDPEMESRRKSIILLFSISGIFLLLWVIRLVYSIYARITDTWQYSSYTDPHFITDHTSLMLQVLSSCTNTCIYAVTQTRFREELKSAVKYPFNLIVNLIKS, translated from the exons ATGGAATACCCAGTAATGtttcagatagaacgcatttactatcctattcttgcagctgttggagttcctg ttaacttggtggcgattgtgatcctgtcccgaggaaagtgcggtctctccaaatgtatcactctctacctggtgggaatggcagtggctgatctcctggttgttATCACTGATCCTATATTGAGATGGACTCttccaatttatttcccagatacattcctgaacattactccagtGTCGAGTCTCATTATCACCTTGAAGTTTGTAGCCACGgtggtttctgtctggctcacagttgctttcacctttgatcgatttgtggccatttgttgtgagaagctgaaaacaaaatattgcactgagaaaacagcggccgtggttctgggaacagtgagtgtgctgggctgtttcgagtctCTCCCTTGGTACTTTCAATATGAACCTGCATATATAATTGATAACGTTCCCTGGGGTTGTGTTGTTAAACTGAGCTTCTACACTTCCCCAACATGGGCTGTATTTGAATTAtttcactacattttaaccccttgtgccccgttttttctgattttgctgctcaatgttctgacagtcagacgtattttagtgAGCAGTAGAGTCCGGAGAGGGCTCCAAGGCCGCAGCaaaggagagaatcacaaggatccagagatggagagccgaaggaaatcaatcattttactcttcagtatatccggcatttTTCTCCTGTTATGGGTGATCCGGCTTGTGTACAGCATTTATGCACGAATTACCGATACTTGGcaatattcctcctacactgaccctcatttcatcacagatcacacatcattgatgctgcaggttctcagttcctgcaccaacacgtgtatttacgctgtaaCCCAGACTagattcagagaagagctgaagagtGCAgtcaaataccctttcaatctcattgttaatttAATTAAATCATAG